A window of Nocardia arthritidis genomic DNA:
GGCCTCCAGCAGCGGATCTCCGGCGCGGCGGGCGGCCCGGCGCGATTTGTAGAACCACGGGAAGGTGTCGTGGATATCGGCGACATCGTTGAGCCGGAAGGCGACGAATCCGGCGAGAATGGATTCCACCCTGCGCAGCCGCCGCTGCACCTCGGGAGTTTGATCGGACAGCAGCAGCTGCTGAATCCTGGCCAACTCCCGGATCCGCGCCGGAATGTATTCCGAAGGCGGCAGCACGTACACGAGATAACCGCTGCGCTCCGCGCTCTCCTCCAGGGCGCGCAGCGATTCGGTCGTGCTGGTGATCGCTTGGGGCCGTTCGGGTTTCGACAGCGACGGCGTATCCGGTTCGGAGTAGTCGCTGCCGAAGCCGAGCCGGTCCGGGCGAGTCCGGTACAACCGGCATAGGGCGTCCAGGAATTGATAGGACGGCATGTCGAGGCCGGTCTCCCAGCGCGAAACGCTTTGATGAGACAGGCAGCGTCCCGCCGCACCGCCCGCGACGAGCAGCGGTTGCAATCGTTCAGCGACCTCGACGAGGGTGTAGCCGTGCGCTATGCGGTGCGCGCGCAACAGCGAAACCCCGCAATGTGATCGAACCGCCTGTACCGTTTCCCAAGTCGAACCTCCGGCGGCGGCTTGTTCCCGCGCGACCTTGCGGCCGCACGCGAAACTGTGCTGGCTCCTCACGGCATCTCCAGATCATGGGCCTGTTCCCCTTTTGGCTGGACGTGCACCCTCGTCCGCTACTCGACGGTATCCCGGTAGCGGTCCCGCGTCGATGCCCGTACCGTTCTGCGCGCCATGCGTGCAAGTAAGTGGTGCC
This region includes:
- a CDS encoding helix-turn-helix domain-containing protein, producing MRSQHSFACGRKVAREQAAAGGSTWETVQAVRSHCGVSLLRAHRIAHGYTLVEVAERLQPLLVAGGAAGRCLSHQSVSRWETGLDMPSYQFLDALCRLYRTRPDRLGFGSDYSEPDTPSLSKPERPQAITSTTESLRALEESAERSGYLVYVLPPSEYIPARIRELARIQQLLLSDQTPEVQRRLRRVESILAGFVAFRLNDVADIHDTFPWFYKSRRAARRAGDPLLEAWLDGHLAHGHECYRHALDQGLAAARSAQAASGSEPTPATVFGLLAEAGIQARIGRRRETFVAISNADRLFAALPSESTADDNLGTSEYILRWHQSHALSSIGDWRAAEELRNRVLELPMAQKDQVGRSLLDLDLAALLERQGQLDHARELIRRVWQSLPTELRVGQVRRQVSQLIIGLPPSMRDGIFEH